A genome region from Anolis carolinensis isolate JA03-04 chromosome 6, rAnoCar3.1.pri, whole genome shotgun sequence includes the following:
- the LOC100567732 gene encoding cytosolic phospholipase A2 gamma, translated as MNIFGNQQAKPEVHIFESLSKGEEAGIATRREEVKKGLAKLGIQCSVDKVPNIAVLGSGGGMRAMIALYGTLTELKKSNLLDCMSYLSGVSGSTWCMSSLYKNEDWSEKMEILENLQREKLVKGQWDFVKAKKAALEASRDENYSLTDFWAYFIVYKLLKELDESKLSQQRRSCENGKNPYPIYAAVDKHTYSENHAGSWFEFTPHNTAVPDVGGELGTTGYVDTKRLGSIFSSGKLYLEKKEKSICYLQGLWGSALASEKEIKKAIIGALLDFLKKDKESYFASHAKDVDFQNLNVLSQAYQYVLELQLCATDGASASKAEGFFDKLELLLGLYRTSQSYAIVKEMRQNWALLDEEKREDLCVKLWEALNKEFGGKYYSNHSLLSNNQCKQKKATSFTLEFDINIIYCIIFICAKTCILCLFIFLSLLISIFSGPEEKLKKLPIYRPIEVIKAPIEKVMASVPYSPLQAVKDWIRYIHKTNSCILTWTWGCTSNFLYNLSEVKLPELRRKEVISLIDAGLAINSAYPLVLHPDRNVKLILSFDFSAGDPFETIKKTVQYCKVRGIKFPRINESELMDKDNPSNCYIFRGDGLTVMHFPLFNKVNCQDKIEEYRKRFKTFKLSYSDEDIGMLLAAAKKNVADVQQKIVEEIRKIVALP; from the exons ATGAACATCTTTGGGAATCAGCAG GCAAAACCAGAGGTCCATATTTTTGAAAGCCTCTCAAAAGGTGAAGAAGCAGGCATTGCTACTCGAAGGGAAGAAGTGAAGAAAGGTCTTGCCAAGCTTGGAATTCAATGCAGTGTG GACAAAGTACCCAATATTGCTGTCCTGGGATCCGGAGGGGGTATGCGGGCCATGATTGCCCTTTATGGCACACTAACagagctgaagaaatccaaccttTTGGACTGTATGTCATACTTGAGTGGGGTATCAGGTTCCACTTG GTGCATGTCATCTCTTTATAAAAATGAAGACTggtcagaaaaaatggaaattttgGAAAATCTTCAGCGTGAAAAACTTGTCAAAGGCCAGTGGGATTTTGTAAAGGCTAAAAAGGCTGCGCTGGAGGCTTCAAGAGATGAAAATTACTCTCTGACAGATTTCTGGGCCTATTTTATTGTGTATAAGCTCCTAAAAGAG CTCGATGAGAGTAAATTGTCGCAACAAAGGAGATCTTGTGAGAATGGGAAAAATCCTTATCCCatctatgcagctgtggacaagcacACCTATAGCGAAAACCATGCAG GAAGTTGGTTTGAATTCACCCCACACAACACTGCAGTTCCTGATGTAGGTGGAGAACTTGGCACAACTGGCTATGTTGACACGAAACGCCTTGGAAGTATATTCAGCAGTGGGAAACTGTATttagagaagaaggaaaaaagtatTTGCTATCTTCAAG GATTATGGGGAAGTGCCCTTGCAAGTGAAAAAGAAATTAAGAAGGCTATAATTG GCGCTTTGCTAGACTTTCTCAAGAAAGACAAAGAAAGCTACTTTGCTTCTCATGCAAAAGATGTAG ATTTCCAGAACCTTAACGTACTTAGCCAGGCTTATCAGTACGTTCTGGAGTTGCAGTTGTGTGCAACAGATGGGGCATCAGCATCAAAGGCAGAAGGATTCTTTGATAAGCTTGAACTACTTTTGGGAC TCTACAGAACCAGCCAAAGCTATGCAATAGTAAAAGAGATGCGTCAGAACTGGGCCTTGTTAgatgaagaaaagagagaagattTGTGTGTGAAGCTGTGGGAAGCTCTAAACAAGGAATTTGGAGGCAAGTATTATAGTAACCATTCATTGCTCTCTAACAAT CAATGTAAACAAAAAAAAGCAACTTCTTTCACATTAGAATTTGACATTAATATAATCTACTGTATAATATTTATCTGTGCCAAGACATGTATTCTTTGcctgtttatatttctctctttgctcatttccattttctcAGGACCTGAAGAAAAGCTCAAAAAGCTTCCTATTTACAGACCTATTGAAGTAATTAAAG caCCAATAGAAAAAGTTATGGCATCTGTTCCTTATAGTCCTCTTCAAGCAGTTAAAG ACTGGATCAGATATATCCACAAGACCAATTCATGCATTCTGACCTGGACATGGGGATGCACTAGTAATTTCTTGTACAACTTAT CTGAAGTCAAACTTCCTGAGTTGAGAAGGAAAGAGGTTATATCGCTGATTGATGCAGGGCTGGCTATAAACAGTGCTTATCCACTTGTCCTGCATCCAGACCGAAATGTGAAACTGATTCTCTCCTTCGACTTCAGTGCTGGGGACCCTTTTGAG ACCATCAAAAAAACAGTTCAGTACTGCAAGGTTCGTGGAATTAAATTTCCCAGAATAAATGAGAGTGAGTTAATGGACAAAGACAACCCTTCAAATTGCTATATCTTTAGAGGAGATGGCCTAACTGTTATGCATTTCCCACTGTTCAACAAAGTCAACTGCCAAG ATAAAATTGAGGAATATCGTAAAAGGTTTAAAACCTTCAAACTCAGCTACTCAGATGAAGACATCGGAATGCTGCTCGCTGCAGCAAAGAAGAACGTAGCAGATGTTCAACAAAAGATTGTGGAGGAGATCAGGAAGATTGTGGCTCTTCCATAA